The nucleotide window atttgtcaatatacaaaattaagtaatcacaaatttaaattaaaacaaaccaatattattcaatttaattaactaattaattaaagaaaacaatGTTATCAATTAGTGCAAAACATTTTACTAGTAGCGTagcataattaattaattaattaccagATCCTGCTCCAGTTGGAGGGCCATAAAATGTTGCTACTGCTGGTTGAAAACTAGCTATAGAAGCATTGAGTGATTTAACATGTGCACAAGTGCAATATTGAAGCAAACATAGAGctaaaaaagtgaaaatgatAACATTACAATCCATGCTTGATTAATAATTACTAGAAAGAATTATAGTTTACTGTCCTTAATCTTTTTTAGTACTAATTTTTTCTTGGAGAAACACTATGGTATTGATGTTCTTTTTATAGTGGATAAAAATATATCTCTTAccaaaaaattaaggaaaatgatATCCAAAAGATTTTAATGATCCTCCATTTTATaatacaatattatattatattgtactATAACTAATTACCAAAATAATTATAGCTCTTGATTGATATTTAGTCAGTACTTAAAGAGCTCTTCTACCAAGTTACAATAGGCAGAAGATCTTTGCAAAAATAATAGGTAGGTTCATTAAGGGAGGATAACTTCTTACTATTTCACATGATCAAATGTTATCTCTCTTTCACTTGCCGTTATTATTTGATATATCTTTACCTATTAACTTCATAAACGATCAATTATAGCATAATAATTGTATATTACAAATATATGGCAGCATTAGCTCATCATCAATTATCACATACAAAATGTTGACTCAATCTCAAATAGCCGATTCTAAAATATAAGAGAATCAatcatatatgtgtgtgtgtgtgtgtatgtattCTTTAAATACAAAACCTTATACCATACATAtactataaatatatatttaataaacttTCTTTTCTACAAAAAATGCTTTCAATATAATATcccataaatttataataataataataaaaaaaaattggtttgctacaaattatatttataccataaAAATTAGAGattataattatcttttctgATTCTTCAAAACGGCTATAtacttcaaaataaaataataataaatcttTCGAAGTGATTTATCAGAGGCCCATTAGCTACTTGGGCAGTTGGACGACAAACCCATTCTATCGTCTTACTAATGGGCCTGATGGACATTATTGGGATCTGGATCGGTATTCAAAGTTTAGACATCATTTGAAATTgaggaactttcacatatagccaaTTAAAAATAACctaattactctccatagctatagtttgataattacaattcgtagctacatgttataagGAGGAGAGTGAGACTGGGATAGAGAGGAGATAGGCAAGCGAGGGAGGgcaaagagtgggagagaggtgaattgtatatgtatatcggctAGATAAtcgtatattatacatatgtatttgtatattctggcaaattatacatatacaaacgtggcTAATTGTACAAACTCAAAgtcagcccacgtaattaatgtataatgttagtcgcgagtgataattatagcaaattatagctatgatgagtaattaatagtataagtttgcttaaccgcgtaattttcccaatGAAATATAATTGTCATTTTGTGAATTACGTAATGATAATTATTGTTAGTTCATTAGTCTGATATTTTTTCACCCTAAATTCCACCATGGTAGCTAGTTTTCGctgagcaagaaaaaaaaacaaggagATTATTTTTCAATGTCTAGTGTAACATATGATACGAGAATATGAGATAAGTTCtgataatattttcaatattaaaGGTAAAAATTGTCTAATTCAGTGATAGTTAATCATGTATGATTGCATAAACGTACTTGGGAGTATCTGCTAAGGATTTGAACTTCCGCTCATAACCGTCTAATTTCTCCAAGTGATTTTTCGGATTTTAAAGTAACCAAACATGAGAACATATTTCTCGAATATTATATCAAGCACCAAAAAATTAAGTAATGATTAAATTACGTGTGATTGCATAAACGTACTTGGAGTATTTgcattaaagaaaaataacttcCGCTTATACTCATCTAATTTCCCAAtcttgtgaattttttttcagatttaagatagctaaacataaaaatatatatctcaaatatcatatcaaatatcataaaattaagtttaatacataaactaaaaaaataggaTAAACATATAATTGACATTTAGTACCACTCATATATAAGGTAGTACTAAACCACAACAAATGGCGTGGTATTACTATAAAAAATACACAACAGCCACATTTTTCTACTTTATTCTTCTACTCGATCACCTTAATTATTTTGACTTTGACAACAAAACAAAGTCAACCAAATTGACTTGTACGTAATTGTTAAACATATACTATATAGTTTAACATTATTATTAAGCTAGACTTTAAAATTAACAACTGATCGATAAGTTTTTCCGGGCTGCCAACCTGCCGGAATAACGCCGTTAGCCACCACAGTCTGGCCAGATTCCCCGGTAAGTTTGAGCGAAAAAGGCGCTACTAGGGAGGAGCCAGAATCGAGCTTCCACACAGCACCCCATGACTGTTGCATGGGTTGCCATGACTCTGAATccaatgcttgcttcaaatcAACTCTGTTTAAATCTCCGTCCCCGTCTTCGTACTCAACTAGAGCTGCGAAATAGTTGGAATTTGAACCTGAGTCTACGTGAAATGTCAATTTTACTCCGGGGTAGTTGCACTCCACTCTGGTACACGACATATAGTAcgttaaaaatttatatatcaagATCAATTTTTATAAAGATGTATAATATAATGTCACTCGATTATTATCAAACTGATAGTAATTACCGTTTGTATTGAACTTGAAGAACTCCAGCGTTACGTAATTGGTCAGCTTGTCCAGAAATAGCCATAGCTCCAAAAGAAGTGCCACTTAAATCAAAATGTGCTGATTCTGATAGACAAGGTCCTCCAGGACACGAATCTGTTATTACAACTCTCACTGGCTTTCCTGAACATGCTTTATTTCCTGTGCACTTTACctgattttaaataaaaataattagtatttattattattactcacaCACCATCTTATTAGTCGGTTTCGATTGTATTAATctcttcttcattgttttcaACATGACTTCTTTAATTATCACAAACATTATTTCCACCTTTACAAAGAGGAGTAAAGTTGCGTACACTCCATCCTCTCCAGACCTTGTGGAATATTTATAATGTATATGTCGTTGGTGTACGTGgagaaaatgaaataggaaaagtgTATGCAAAATATTAAAGTTCTATGCACTAGCGACATATAACagacaatttaaaatttagaaattgaataaaaaattatcagtatatataaattaaattatcgCACCTGATAACAAGCACCACAGCCTTTGCCTGAGTTAAATAGAGAAGGGCCAGCAGCGGCTATTAGGGAGGAGAATGGTGGTTGGTCCACGGCATTAGTATACCCACAAGCTCCACCTTTGAACAacaaaatagaatttaaattatatacccttactatataaaaataataattttatgttgttaatatattttaaccTATTGACTATTATATACAGACAGTTTCATGTCATTGTAGATTGATTACCTTATGTTGGTGTAAAATAATTATACACCAATAATTCACATAAGTTAAACTCGGTAAGAAACTATAGTAtaaatagaattaaaaagaaaagtacatatatcattaaaattaatatctAAAATGATCTGCGACATTTAATGCAccaatatctttttttcttcttctttgttgtaCATTAGAGGCTACTCCCTCCGGTTGCTCCGTTTCAAATCATCTgtagtaatttttaaaaatagttattataaattatttatcattttttagaagtttaaaataaaactagttatttttttagtagtaatTGTTTTGGAGCACTACATACAAACAACTTAATAGATTAAATATTTAGTGAAATACGATACGATAGATAATTTGAGACGGAGACAGTAATTAACAAGTAAATTTTGATGTGTACCATCACTTCCTGCACCACTAGGGCTTCCATACCAAGTAGCTCCGGCTGGGGACCAGTCGgaatttgattgaatttttgATACATTATTGAGACGTTTTGGGTGGAAACAAGAGCAAGAAATagtcaaaatagaaaaaagtgtAAAATATGTGAAGATAGTAAAGGGGTTCAGAGCCATAAGAGTAGTACTCATTGTCAAGAATTGAAAAACAAAGTCTTctcaattaaattaaacaaatagtACTATAAGCTTACTTCTTGTGTTGGGATGAGTTGAATGCGTTAAAGGCTTCTATTTATAGATAAAGTTAGGATAGGACGTATGTACTGTTAAATTTTATAGTCTTTTTCGCTAAATACATGGATAACTTCTTATCTTTTgatgataaattttatttagacatttaaattatgttctgatttgttttaaattttggaaaaaaaatttagtggcatattcaaaaattttattaaGTGATGTCAATGGTTAtggtgaaaaaaaatataacaaggCTAGTAGGGCTTGAACACACAGCCTCATAGAATATTTGCAACCCCTTAACCAGTAAACTAAATCTTCAACTCGTTTCAAGGGGTGTCAATACTtgtatgtatatttattaaatcaaattttgatcactatatacaatgtaattttttccGGTGAAGGGGTGTCGCTTGACACCCCTTGACCAAGGGTGGATCCGCCCCTAGTCGACGTGGTTTAAGAACACATGCAAAAACTTTTCCAAAATTTGAGTAAAAACGTTTGATAGAAATACTTTTAACACTTTATCATATGCTCAGATCATTAATGTAATGCCTAAACGGAatttactaacaattttaagggGTGCGGGCCTTAGtctttttatcataatatttgtgACTACCTTTTATACTCGCTCCgtctatttttaattgtaatgaattccttttttagagtcaaactataagaattatgacaaatattttataatgtattttttcacatatttatatgcaaaaaaatacaatttatagtacttttcgtatagtttttgaatatctaatttttttgtttacataatctgattaatgtaatttaatttaacttcaaaaattagacaaattgacttttaaaaaatgtaacatGACAAATAAGAATAGACGAAGggagtatatatatgtaattactCCTATATTTTATAGTACTATCTAACAGTATATTTCGAATTCCCACCAGTGCAAGTAAAAGGCCATGTGTCGGTTTTATATAATGTCTTCCTCAATTTTGTCTCAGCAAATACCCTCCATACGAGCTCCCACCTCTTTTGCTTctttggtgactcgaactcgcaacttTCGaattggaagtgaggggtgcttaccatccgagcaactccctctcgtcatTTATATTTGGTATGAATATATGGAAGTTAGAGAATTTTATGGTATTGTAATTGGTCTGTAAAAGATGAATGAGATCCCTTTTAGAAACTGAAGTCTTTCAAATTCTTAACTAACTATTCACATCAAGAATTCAGAATCTCTTTGCAAAATTATCACTCCTTTAATGACAATAAAGATATGCCAGAATTGTTAAACATTTATCGAAATATGTTAATTGTCATTGAATTCAATTCTGCTATAGACTTTAGAAACATTTACAAAGAGCTAGTGCTAATATGTAACTATCAAATGCCTCTAAAATACATACTCTCTCAGTCCCCcggtccctatttacttgtcaaatatctcctaatttaatttcctttttacttgtcatttctgacaaatcaaggaagaattttttttttcttcttattataccctcaatttattaatattgagttatgtttttgaaaaatatagtgagtaaatatatttgaaactgtatcaattaatagaggtaaaatgataaagtcacaatatcaattattgtttttttaatatgtgtgctaagtcaaaatttgactagtaaaaaggaagaagagagtatatatttagcgacaattaaGTTATTATGCTAAAGATCATTTTGGATGTAGTATTTATTAACAATACATAGTAACTACTTCTGTATCCtgtaatttatgatttaaaaaaaaactactcgTACAAATTATAAATCAACTCATTGTGATTTTTTCATCTTAACTATTCATTTATATCATTTGACAACAATTTTCCCCAAACATATTAATTTtgtgaacaatttataaaaagaaCTCATTTGTGAAGGGACAAAATAGGGATAATATAATTTCGATTACGTCATTGATCTTTGACAAACACACCTCCTTAGAgagcaatatatatgtatgttatcTTGTTAGACTATAAAGGGTAAATTTTTAGTGCATACGACACCGTATCATttggttttgaattttgatggaAATTGATCTTAATTATTTGGTCTACGATATAGACATGcgcaattgtaaatgtaaattattataacttgtctatcaaataaaatttgctATTACAGACAAGAGTATTTTGCAGACAAAACTTCTGATTCTGCCTGATAATTAAGTCCACTTAGGAAGAAAACGAAATGTCTTGTATTTCTATGTGAAATTCAAATACTCTCTCCGCCTCATGTTAATtgtcaaaattattaaaaatatttatatgagaATGCTTATCATTTTACCGTAAGTATATATTTAGAAAAGATATAAAAGAGcaaattagtaaaaatatattattttttatttatggatttttaaAAGGTGAACTGTAAAAAAAAACGTGACAAGTAATATGAGACAGTAGGGAGTATTAGTTTGGCCTCTTCAATTGCTACAATTTATGCTGCTGCTTGCACAAGCATATAACATATTAGTGACAGGAAATTTAGCACGATTAAAGTGTATTCGGCAGAAATCAACTTAAGGTAATCGTATTATGTTATTCCAAATTTGCCCCTTCTCAAATAGGTTGTTTTAAgatttttccaaaataataataatacataatacataattatatcTTAGGGAAATTTATTAGAATCTTATTTATCGCAATCACAGGATTTCACTTAGATGCAATACAATGGTTTGTGCTTAGGTTACCACTTACCAGCAGCCGCCCTATTTGTggggtaatttttttatttgccaATGATATTTACATTAAGTTAATATATACCTGACGTGTTTatcgaaaaaaaattatttttaatttttaattatcatgCATTTTTACATCATTTAATCACTTAATTATagtaaatttatataatttggtGCAAGTATCCAATGAAGtttaacttaacttataaaaatatatccTCCGTCAATTATACGAgtacatttatatttatttgtttactttaGAAGATGAAGGTCTTTAGGTATTTCATTGAAGTCCCACAATAAAGTTTGGCAGAATGTATTATTGTTCATTAGAAACAAATATTCCcaatatatacaagaaagtCATACTATATAACTCATAGGTCTTTTCCACTTTAGAATAAATTTCCCTTTCAAAAATTCCATGTCTTGACTTCGCTTAATCTATGGCACGGCCAGCGCGCTATTTTTCTGAAAGGAAATTATTAAGGCATTTGAATATTAAAAAGTTTATTCGTAAATGATGTTTATAGTATCTAttcgaaaataatttttttattttcataagaTTGAAATAAAGTAGCATATACACCATTCTTTCCAAACTTCATTTATGATATTGTGCAAATGATATTTATATCACATTAATAAATGTATTACATTTGTTTTTAAATACTAATACATttttaatgatatttatatCACACTTATACATTTTCCGTATCATGATAGTGTGATGGAAgaaaattatctttattatatTCTTATACTAAGTAAATAAATGCAAGACGTATGTAATATGTTACTATATGTACTTGTATCACAAAACCATGTGTAAATATACATTATTCTCATTTTAAGTAGTGTATTATATATGGCTATATAGGTATATGAAAAGGTGATAAGTTAAATACTCTCTTcgatcaaaaaaatatattacatatataattaaaataaaatatttttagatagACCCATATATCAAGGAGATAGGGTTTAACtttgttcaaaattttcaaagagGGAATTGGAAAATTAGGGAAAGTAATAGAATCAAGAGAGATAACAGGAGGAAATAGGGCGTTAACTGAGCCGTTAATGGTGGTTATATTGGCCGTTAGCAATCATTGAATCTGACGGTTACACATTTTGGAATTATTCCTAACTTCCCACGTGGCTGTCGCACTCAATAACCGGAATACGTGGCGAAAGATTTGGAGTTATTCAACTTTTGTCCCTATATTTCCTCAACACTCCAAattttctccatattcattTTTCACGTTGATGCAATCTGATGgattcttttttaatattttacaaattagtctatttattttattcaactaTGATAATGAACTTTGTCaattgtctatatatatatattcttgtttAACACTTTAATTATAATGATAAtattcattttctcattttcacTTTTATGTGACACCtattattatgttatgataaCAAGTAAACCTCGAAAGATGATTAATCAatcataaaagagaaaaatacttgAGAGATATAAACATTTAATGTGATATGACCAGTCGACATACATCTATAAATCATAGGTAAAGATGAATAatttattacataaaaaaatagtataaaatatcGAGAGAAATAACCTTAttaaattcaatcataaaataaataggTAACTCTCCCTAAACAAGAGTCTCAAGCCCCTTAGCCAACTACATTGTGGGTATTGCAAAGTGAAAAGGAAAAAGCCTCTAGAAATCCAAACCTTCTCTATAGATTTAGCAAAATCTAAGAAAATCAAAACAACTACTTAACATGCTACTCCCTCTATTTTAAAATGAGTGGTCTAGTTTAACTTGACAtggaatttaagaaagtaaagaagatttttgaatcttgtgatcctaaattaaagttatatcaaatgtataaaattcccctttaatcttgtggccttaaacatgccacgtgaaaaactgaaattaaaatgttaccaaaaaaggaaagagatcattctttttgaaacagattaaaaaggaaatgagaTCATTTGTTTTTAAATGAATGGAGTATTATTTAGAGAGTCAAATGAAATTTTATATGACCTTTTTGTTTTTCAAGTACTTCTTTaacattttaaattgttaactatcatgacttataatacttttatatagttattacacatctaaaaaaaacaaaattaaaaaaaaataaaatttatgtttagATTCATATgaaagtagtcacttttggcCTCGAACTCCAAACTATATCATaccaaataaatttttatttttattttctttcttatatAACTAACGCTAGCTAATTGTAGTGTATGATTTGGGTTCACCAACTCGTGAAATAAATAGAAGTCTTACATAATCTATAGTATCAATGGCCGGTGTGAGACACATCGTAAAAATTTTCCAACgcaaagaataaaaaaatgatgtaaatgaattttccctaaaatttcGGGTAATTTTTCCAAATGGTCGGAACAGAAGATCATGTTAACATTGAaatatttggataaaaaaaacccagaaaattaatgTCTCCACATGAAATGTCAACTATTATGACAAAAATTCGTTAATTCACCCCGTAATCCCTGACTAATTCAACttaactattttaattttgaccTTTTAAAAACCTAAACAATGATATTAGTAGTCCTAATATTGAATGTTTTATTAACTTGAATGATATTTAAAGTGCTAAATTGAATTACTCTATGAGAGATGGTACCAAAGGATATATTAAATGTCAAGTTACTACTATGAGGTATATGTTTGCAAATGCTTATGTATATGTCATTTTAAACCTATATACTTTATGTAGTGTTTCATGTACGTACACACATTATTTTATAACGTAGAATGTTAATATTCACTATAATGATATGTTAgttaattattgatatagttTCAAAAAAAGGAATGATCGAGTACTTAAATTTCCATCAAAATTTCATCTGCTAATGGTAAGTATTATGTAGCAAAAAGTAGAATACTCGATGCGCTATAATAAACATTGATTTAATTCGTAACAAACAACAACTAAGTACTAATAACTCAAAACTCTAATAAAGTTAAATGTcaaccaaatataaaattatagatCAGGTGTAAAAtatcattacaacaaaaataactgtTAGCGGCAATATatagacacattaataaagagtgctaaagtcttCCGGCGGCATTAGTTAAatgtcattagattcaatgtcgCTAAAGACTTTAGAGACATATACAAAAAATGTTAATTGCagctaaaaatcatttttatgtaGCGTATGATTTTTGGTTCCTTGGATGACATACCTATGATCGAATTATGAAGTAAGTTTATCAATCTTTTggtgaaaaaatataattggcTCGAGAATATGTTAACTTTATGCtacataaattaattagaaagaaaaagaagtgattAAAGTCTAAGTAAGAAGAttaagaagtgcaagaaagcaCGTGGTTGTCACTGTTAGACGTCAGTTTATCATTAATTGATAGtactaataaaagaaaaaattccaaGTGAGACAAAATGAAAGATTGTGCGCATTAGATTTGGGATctgaaaacaaaacaatttgtCATATTCCAGAAAAAATATTGACTAGGTTAATTTTTTGTCTCTTTAATTAACTTTTAATTCACATTTTCCATTTTGCCTGTCTGTcttttttacaataaaaaaatatatattatatattttcaattgcATGAGTTCTCCAAATTATGATGCAATGAAATCCACTTAAAGTTGCAACGTTATGCCTAAGGTAAATAACTATgaaatatttgttaaattaagaTCACGTAGCCGATTCAGCTATACTTTAAAACCGATCAAACATAGTTGATTGATTAAGGataataagtaaaataattaagatGACATACTTTAATTGGTTAACTTAATTACTACATAATGTATAAATGAACAATGCGCAAAAGTTTTTTCAAACTTTGAACCAAAAGTGTCTAATATAAATGTTTTATCATGTGTTTAAGTGCTCAATTGAAACAATTATAGTCGAATGTGCAAATGGAATTTATCggaaaaaaatatcacaaaatcaTACACATTAATCTCAATATGCCATAAAACTTCATTATATTTCCAATTGATGCTGATGTATATAATTAAAGGATGAGACATATAATTATATGTAATGAACATGTACAAGCACACACACAAACCTTTATAAAGGATAAGTCAGAAGTGCTTAATAAGAATACTTTTTTAtgtgtaaaatatttaattgaaacaaatagtaGTTTGAGATTTCGAATTTACTAACATTTTAAAGGGCTTAATTGAgccaaaataaattttaggtttagcaaacataaaaattatatttgtatgttgtagctatagctatagtttgcataattgcactTCATAgaaaactttatgtttgctatggctattaatatgtatattttggtatacttatacaaaagaatcaattgtataagtatatatttgtgatatgtatacaaatatatacatttttgtataatctgtgtttgtataaagcgagaaaaagagaaaggcaaaagagaactgggcaggaaaagatttgtattgtataattataagtgtataggaagaaaagatatgtatttgtatttgtatatacagttttctctcgctttatacaaacacaaacacaatttacacatttgtgtttgtataaagtgagagaggcgagagagagagtggcaagcgagatcaggagagtggcgagcaagaTATCttgggagagaggcgaacgaaaagatatgtatttatatttgtatatatagttttttctcgttttgtacaaacacaaacacaatttatatatttgtgtttgtataaagtgaggcAAGAGAGAGTAGCAAGCGAGATAtctggggagagaggcgaatgaaaAAGTGTTTGCTACGGATTATAATTAAACAAAACTgtggttatagcatttaattttaattaatagtttcttattt belongs to Solanum stenotomum isolate F172 chromosome 1, ASM1918654v1, whole genome shotgun sequence and includes:
- the LOC125845313 gene encoding expansin-B15-like, which encodes MSTTLMALNPFTIFTYFTLFSILTISCSCFHPKRLNNVSKIQSNSDWSPAGATWYGSPSGAGSDGGACGYTNAVDQPPFSSLIAAAGPSLFNSGKGCGACYQVKCTGNKACSGKPVRVVITDSCPGGPCLSESAHFDLSGTSFGAMAISGQADQLRNAGVLQVQYKRVECNYPGVKLTFHVDSGSNSNYFAALVEYEDGDGDLNRVDLKQALDSESWQPMQQSWGAVWKLDSGSSLVAPFSLKLTGESGQTVVANGVIPAGWQPGKTYRSVVNFKV